In Spiroplasma chinense, a single window of DNA contains:
- a CDS encoding PTS fructose transporter subunit IIABC, translating into MSESKNNIIFINENIKDKNSVLEFLSKVALDNGYTNNKDSVLEAYTNRENQISTGLEDEFAIPHAKSKAISKPGLIFIKLSEGIEWETFDNKKVKYIISFLIPESGGSDYLEKLSILAGNLADTETRKKIKNCKTESEVNEVLNSFFMTKEKEVKKNKKKSDKYILGISSCAAGLAHTYMAKKAIEDACEKLGYNYKVEAHGSLGVENRITEEELKNALFLIKAVDVEVDEENRFNNLFKYQCSTNDFIKNKEKELEKAISKYEKVKNNFTEKEEVEFNTKNIDSSESNKKDNIAKRFGRDILKHMMSGIGYCIPLLIGAGLMIGISQLLALISVENSVENFSSLFPGTLDSKDWVQDVKGWNGFIWTLYFFGMNIGLGYLFLTLLGGFIGYSINGKAGLAPGLIAGFVCIMRNTGFIGVILTSLTVGYIIKFVIAFMTPKGKLRPLGSVLFVPLIGFFAAISMGWWVYGFPLEWLNVALQDGLKKLAENQTQLVLLCVLIAGMMAFDLGGPVNKSAWAVYTFLWTDTSNSDVVRFVPNAAGNIAIAVPALGIAIATWIVPRYFTLDDKVKANTSFITGLFGISEGAIPFLIKYPLRSICINVTGAILAVIPFVVTKNTMTVGAGAIYGWVFTSNPWLYIVCIMLGAVWVGCWQALFQKIHFHKKTNTKFALYYSKNDFKNNFISIGNLFVKKENKKPLLEDKFKIFINDNNINIEKIENY; encoded by the coding sequence ATGAGTGAGTCTAAAAATAATATTATTTTTATAAATGAAAATATAAAAGATAAAAATAGTGTTTTAGAATTTTTATCAAAAGTGGCTCTTGATAATGGTTATACAAATAACAAAGATTCTGTATTAGAAGCTTATACCAATAGAGAAAATCAAATATCTACTGGCCTAGAGGATGAATTTGCAATTCCTCATGCTAAGTCAAAAGCAATATCAAAACCAGGTTTAATTTTTATAAAATTATCTGAGGGAATTGAATGAGAAACTTTCGATAATAAGAAAGTTAAATATATTATTAGTTTCTTAATTCCAGAATCTGGTGGTAGTGACTATCTTGAAAAATTATCAATATTAGCTGGAAATCTTGCAGATACAGAAACTAGAAAAAAAATTAAAAATTGTAAAACTGAATCAGAGGTTAATGAAGTTTTAAATTCTTTCTTTATGACTAAAGAAAAAGAAGTTAAAAAAAATAAAAAGAAATCTGATAAATATATTTTAGGAATTTCTTCATGTGCTGCTGGTTTAGCTCATACTTATATGGCTAAAAAAGCAATTGAAGATGCTTGTGAAAAACTTGGCTATAATTATAAAGTTGAAGCGCACGGATCTTTAGGTGTGGAAAATAGAATTACAGAAGAAGAATTAAAAAATGCTTTATTTTTAATTAAAGCTGTTGATGTAGAGGTTGATGAAGAAAATAGATTTAATAATTTATTTAAATACCAATGTTCTACAAATGATTTTATTAAAAATAAAGAAAAAGAACTTGAAAAAGCAATTTCAAAATATGAAAAAGTAAAAAACAATTTTACAGAAAAAGAAGAAGTAGAGTTCAATACAAAAAATATAGATTCTTCTGAAAGCAATAAAAAAGATAATATTGCAAAAAGATTTGGAAGAGACATTTTAAAACATATGATGTCTGGTATTGGTTATTGTATACCGCTATTAATTGGTGCTGGTTTAATGATTGGTATTTCTCAATTATTAGCCTTAATAAGTGTTGAAAATAGCGTTGAAAATTTCTCAAGCCTATTTCCAGGTACTTTAGATAGCAAGGATTGAGTTCAAGATGTAAAAGGTTGAAATGGTTTCATTTGAACATTATATTTCTTTGGTATGAATATAGGTCTAGGTTACTTATTCCTAACATTATTAGGAGGATTTATAGGTTACTCTATAAATGGTAAAGCAGGATTGGCTCCTGGTTTAATAGCTGGATTTGTATGTATTATGAGAAATACAGGATTTATTGGTGTAATTCTTACATCATTAACAGTTGGTTATATAATTAAATTTGTGATTGCGTTTATGACACCAAAAGGTAAGTTAAGACCATTAGGATCTGTATTGTTTGTTCCTTTAATCGGTTTCTTTGCAGCAATTTCAATGGGTTGATGAGTTTATGGATTCCCATTAGAATGATTAAATGTTGCATTACAAGATGGTCTTAAAAAATTGGCCGAAAATCAAACACAATTAGTATTATTGTGTGTGTTAATTGCTGGAATGATGGCATTTGATTTAGGTGGGCCTGTAAATAAATCAGCATGAGCTGTTTATACATTCTTATGAACAGATACTTCAAACAGTGATGTTGTAAGATTTGTTCCAAATGCAGCTGGTAATATTGCTATAGCGGTTCCGGCATTAGGAATTGCAATTGCAACTTGAATAGTTCCAAGATACTTTACATTAGATGATAAAGTTAAGGCTAACACTTCATTTATTACTGGTTTATTTGGAATTTCGGAAGGAGCAATACCATTCTTAATTAAATATCCTTTAAGATCAATTTGTATAAATGTAACTGGTGCTATATTAGCAGTAATTCCATTTGTAGTAACTAAAAACACTATGACAGTTGGTGCTGGTGCAATCTATGGATGAGTATTTACTTCAAATCCATGATTATATATTGTTTGTATAATGTTGGGAGCTGTATGAGTTGGATGCTGACAAGCATTATTCCAAAAAATACATTTCCACAAAAAAACAAACACTAAATTTGCATTATACTATTCAAAAAATGATTTTAAAAATAACTTTATTTCAATTGGTAATTTATTTGTTAAAAAAGAAAACAAAAAACCTTTATTAGAAGATAAATTTAAAATTTTTATAAATGATAATAATATTAATATTGAAAAAATAGAAAATTATTAA
- a CDS encoding glycoside hydrolase family 38 C-terminal domain-containing protein, which translates to MQKKWKIYLVPHTHWDKEWYFTKSTSNVFLVNNINKIYDYFKKNGSSMYKYVFDSQFSIVDDYREIYKDGESKIKEMVAADKLVVSPWYTQTDTFNVTGESIVRNMLTGVKESQKYGNHMKIAYMPDSFGFNANLPQIFNSFDMKGFIHWRGVKGEQIKDGVLNNWEGIDGSKILEYNLYKFGYTCGGNFLYDLFHDGYDKDDIKNNAKKLYHEMMNDNREILNHLKSVSLNTNGKILFPFGSDQMTFFENLVEIIDEVNKLDSENEWIITSYEEYIDLLKNEINVEDLKVLSSELRYGQFSRVHKTINSGRWDIKKGIKHLEYLIYDVVEPLNLAYAKLGGTYHKELIDKSLRYLFECQAHDSAGGCNTDDTNDTVVTRLNMGIDMMETLVTLLQRQIANVKNLQTNEFIIFNPKIEENKKELKMKVFSETQNFYLEDVNGQKIDFKLCDQVKIDAEKFEKKCDAQYQDSSKEKKVFWSDIIIPEFKMKPTSITKIKLVETNEKINYVVDERNTLENDLWKISFENNQFNLFDKKNNQNIENAFSIESDYDAGDSYDFSPKAYDQKATNVLKNAICKIENSNGFETLKVIYDYEVPNGLEGNEKITQKVEFKVWLSKDFIDFNFKLINKAKDIRWRFVLDTKLESTFANSDTAFGVIKRDYDYDFELKTWKEDEWNDYPTDIESVESVVWLENKNLKTGVFVNGCNEYQIIGTKREKIAITLFRAYSLIGRKDLLFRPGRASGIEQYPHDTPKANLIDKEILIDLRVAYNSEKNLVKEAKEWCTPSTYYQNQVLNKFFAKGQMFVLPTEKISSFNYGETLISDIPEINKDLVVSCFKKQYDGDKKIIRVYNPTTKVIDIKNLSNFNHLNLKEEVIEKRETINPNEFVTIEI; encoded by the coding sequence ATGCAAAAGAAATGAAAAATATACTTAGTGCCACATACTCACTGAGATAAAGAATGATATTTTACTAAATCTACATCAAATGTTTTTTTGGTAAATAATATTAATAAAATATACGACTATTTCAAAAAAAATGGTTCAAGTATGTATAAATATGTTTTTGATTCACAATTCTCAATAGTTGATGACTATAGAGAAATTTATAAAGATGGTGAATCTAAAATCAAAGAAATGGTAGCAGCTGATAAGTTGGTGGTGAGTCCATGATACACACAAACTGATACTTTCAACGTTACTGGTGAGTCAATAGTTAGAAATATGTTGACTGGTGTAAAAGAAAGTCAAAAATATGGGAACCATATGAAAATTGCATATATGCCAGATTCATTTGGTTTTAACGCCAATTTACCTCAAATCTTTAATTCTTTCGATATGAAAGGGTTTATTCATTGAAGGGGTGTTAAAGGTGAACAAATTAAAGATGGTGTTCTAAATAATTGAGAAGGTATTGATGGTTCAAAAATACTAGAGTATAACTTATATAAATTTGGTTATACATGTGGTGGAAATTTCTTATATGATTTATTCCATGATGGTTATGATAAAGATGATATTAAAAATAATGCTAAAAAACTTTATCATGAAATGATGAATGATAACAGAGAAATTTTAAATCACTTAAAATCAGTTAGTTTAAACACTAATGGCAAAATACTTTTCCCATTTGGTTCTGATCAAATGACATTCTTTGAAAACTTGGTAGAAATTATTGATGAAGTAAATAAATTAGATTCTGAAAACGAATGAATAATTACAAGTTATGAAGAATATATAGATTTATTAAAAAATGAAATTAATGTTGAAGATTTAAAGGTACTTTCAAGTGAGTTGAGATACGGTCAGTTTTCAAGAGTTCATAAAACAATAAATTCAGGTAGATGAGATATCAAAAAAGGTATTAAACACTTAGAATACTTAATTTATGATGTGGTTGAACCTTTAAATTTAGCTTATGCAAAACTTGGGGGAACTTATCACAAAGAATTGATTGATAAATCTTTAAGATATCTATTTGAATGTCAAGCACACGATAGTGCTGGTGGATGTAATACAGATGATACAAACGATACTGTAGTAACAAGATTAAATATGGGAATAGACATGATGGAAACATTAGTGACACTATTACAAAGACAAATAGCTAATGTAAAAAATTTACAAACTAATGAATTTATTATATTTAATCCAAAAATTGAAGAAAATAAAAAAGAGTTAAAAATGAAAGTTTTTAGTGAAACTCAAAACTTTTACCTAGAAGATGTTAATGGTCAAAAAATTGATTTTAAATTATGCGATCAAGTTAAAATTGATGCTGAAAAATTTGAAAAAAAATGTGATGCTCAATATCAAGATTCTTCAAAGGAAAAGAAAGTGTTTTGAAGTGATATTATCATTCCAGAATTCAAAATGAAACCTACTTCAATTACAAAAATTAAACTAGTAGAAACTAATGAAAAAATTAATTATGTGGTAGATGAAAGAAATACACTGGAAAATGATTTATGAAAAATTTCATTTGAAAATAATCAATTTAATCTTTTTGATAAAAAAAATAATCAAAATATCGAAAATGCATTTAGCATAGAATCTGATTATGATGCTGGAGATTCATATGACTTTTCTCCAAAAGCATATGATCAAAAAGCTACAAATGTTTTAAAAAATGCTATTTGTAAAATTGAAAACTCAAATGGATTTGAAACTCTAAAAGTTATTTATGATTATGAAGTTCCTAATGGTTTGGAGGGTAATGAAAAAATAACGCAAAAAGTTGAGTTTAAAGTTTGACTATCTAAAGACTTTATTGATTTCAACTTTAAGTTGATCAATAAAGCAAAAGATATACGTTGAAGATTTGTGTTAGATACAAAACTTGAATCTACATTTGCAAATTCAGATACAGCCTTTGGAGTTATAAAAAGAGATTATGATTATGACTTTGAATTAAAAACATGAAAAGAAGATGAATGAAATGATTACCCTACAGATATTGAATCAGTAGAAAGTGTTGTTTGATTGGAAAATAAAAATTTAAAAACTGGTGTTTTTGTAAATGGATGTAACGAATATCAAATTATTGGAACTAAGAGAGAAAAAATAGCAATTACTCTTTTTAGAGCATATTCTCTAATTGGAAGAAAAGATCTTCTATTTAGACCTGGAAGAGCAAGTGGGATAGAACAATATCCTCATGACACTCCAAAAGCGAATTTAATTGATAAAGAAATTTTGATTGATTTAAGAGTTGCTTATAATTCTGAAAAAAACTTAGTTAAGGAAGCTAAAGAATGATGTACTCCATCAACTTATTATCAAAATCAAGTGTTGAATAAATTCTTTGCAAAAGGGCAAATGTTTGTTCTTCCTACAGAAAAAATAAGTTCATTTAATTATGGTGAAACTTTAATTTCAGATATTCCAGAAATAAATAAAGATTTAGTTGTGTCTTGTTTTAAAAAACAATATGATGGGGATAAAAAAATTATAAGAGTTTATAACCCAACAACTAAAGTAATAGATATAAAAAACCTTTCTAATTTCAATCATTTAAATTTAAAAGAAGAAGTAATTGAAAAAAGAGAAACTATTAATCCAAATGAATTTGTAACAATAGAAATTTAA
- a CDS encoding MurR/RpiR family transcriptional regulator, with the protein MKKEFSEVEKKVNELNKKDIDFLNFCKNNIDLILDSNLKDISQQYGCGMSFIYNFFKKINISSINEFRVFLHTSKYKNEENEQINIMKSTIEDVIDNNNVMFENQLDKIDDLLKEIFEQRKTLYICGLGYSGIAAYDFFALKFLINFNNWHFVNESKDDYSFNFNTVKENSLFVVFSLSGRSKKNMILINKIRELNKNCKIIMITGNSDYNKDGVDDAIITSNLMKMNDIYTKLVIVSPSTDFLFFNNFFKTRALHKYKDLFFESSKFNDEYSWWIKPKKIKNLKF; encoded by the coding sequence ATGAAAAAAGAATTTAGTGAAGTTGAAAAAAAGGTAAATGAATTAAATAAAAAAGATATAGATTTTTTAAATTTTTGTAAAAACAACATCGATCTAATATTGGACAGTAACTTAAAAGATATAAGTCAACAATATGGGTGTGGAATGTCGTTTATATATAATTTTTTTAAAAAAATTAATATAAGTTCAATTAATGAATTCAGAGTTTTTCTTCATACTTCAAAGTATAAAAACGAAGAAAACGAACAAATAAATATAATGAAAAGTACAATTGAAGATGTTATTGACAACAATAATGTAATGTTTGAAAACCAATTGGATAAAATTGATGACTTATTAAAAGAAATTTTTGAGCAAAGAAAGACTCTTTATATTTGTGGGCTTGGTTATTCTGGAATAGCTGCATATGATTTTTTTGCTTTAAAATTTTTAATAAACTTTAATAATTGACACTTTGTTAATGAATCTAAAGATGATTATTCATTTAATTTTAATACTGTTAAGGAAAATTCATTGTTTGTAGTTTTTTCTCTATCAGGAAGAAGTAAGAAAAACATGATTTTAATCAATAAGATTAGAGAACTTAATAAAAATTGCAAAATAATTATGATTACAGGAAACTCTGACTATAACAAAGATGGAGTTGATGATGCAATAATTACTTCTAATTTAATGAAAATGAATGATATTTATACAAAACTTGTAATAGTTTCACCATCTACAGATTTTTTATTTTTCAATAATTTTTTTAAGACCAGAGCTTTACATAAATATAAAGATCTTTTCTTTGAATCAAGTAAGTTTAATGATGAGTATTCATGGTGAATTAAGCCTAAAAAAATTAAGAATTTAAAGTTTTAA
- a CDS encoding PTS transporter subunit EIIB: protein MANTKWQSDKKEIESFINNVGGLENILEIYNCISRLRVEVKDKGKVNLEGLIKSKNVNEVLEKENTVHIIFLKKYNTKFFKKFQTFTGYDEGVFEIKQIVAGKKNVLDKVVETFSGVATPLLYILGAYGILSMFNSFITTQWVQGKESSSLIGNSEFVNQLSIIMGILTSGMSLALTMGIPWAVFRYTKQNQVFGIAIGLVFVLSSKVGTIGIADLNQLNYVEGWADLNVFKKLYYTWYFSEAGGNTLANGLHSTSFTLNWFGNGSFAYKLSFDGNMIGVIISSVLCVNVMKLSKKVFKNELVKNILEAPTLFFVCFIISFLIISPLTFIMTDYISMGLNKGFSNMYAKWFIWGIIGAFGPYILLFSLDSFILIIGFLQFYTPDTMGNENGPIVAVIIYMCLTTSITTATLTFIIQNRNIDELKKSAANFALIGYISGVSSPMLYKINSKVKHTMYASCAGGFVAALISCASGITGTWGTGSVLGILSIQSSSTMSGINTWAPNGLFWGFIVCFAAVIVSGGVTFGLSKINYFKQNTKEVIEKEWVSNKTMDISAKTSK from the coding sequence ATGGCAAATACAAAATGACAATCTGATAAAAAAGAGATCGAAAGCTTCATCAATAATGTTGGTGGCTTAGAAAATATATTAGAAATTTACAATTGTATAAGTAGGTTAAGAGTAGAGGTAAAAGATAAAGGTAAGGTTAATTTAGAAGGGTTAATTAAAAGTAAAAATGTAAATGAAGTTTTAGAAAAAGAAAATACTGTTCATATAATTTTTTTAAAAAAATATAATACAAAGTTTTTTAAAAAATTTCAAACGTTTACCGGTTATGATGAAGGTGTTTTTGAAATAAAACAAATAGTAGCCGGTAAAAAGAATGTGTTAGATAAAGTGGTAGAAACATTCAGTGGTGTTGCAACTCCATTACTATATATATTAGGTGCTTATGGTATTTTATCAATGTTTAATTCATTTATTACTACACAATGAGTACAGGGTAAAGAAAGTTCTTCTCTTATAGGAAACTCAGAGTTTGTAAATCAATTAAGTATCATTATGGGAATATTGACTAGTGGTATGTCATTGGCATTAACAATGGGTATTCCATGAGCTGTATTTAGATATACAAAACAAAACCAAGTATTTGGTATTGCTATAGGTCTTGTGTTTGTATTGTCTTCAAAAGTTGGAACTATTGGTATAGCGGATTTAAATCAACTAAATTATGTAGAAGGTTGAGCAGATCTTAATGTATTCAAAAAATTATATTATACTTGATATTTTAGTGAAGCGGGAGGGAATACTCTAGCAAATGGGTTGCATTCAACTAGTTTTACATTAAATTGATTTGGTAACGGTTCATTTGCATATAAATTAAGTTTTGACGGAAACATGATAGGGGTAATTATATCTTCTGTTCTTTGTGTAAATGTAATGAAGTTAAGTAAAAAGGTATTTAAAAATGAACTTGTAAAAAATATTTTAGAGGCTCCAACACTATTCTTTGTTTGCTTTATAATATCTTTCTTGATTATAAGTCCTTTAACTTTTATAATGACTGACTATATTTCAATGGGATTGAATAAAGGGTTTTCAAATATGTATGCCAAATGATTCATTTGAGGAATCATTGGAGCATTTGGACCATATATATTGTTATTTTCACTTGATAGTTTTATTCTTATTATTGGTTTCTTGCAATTTTATACACCAGATACTATGGGTAATGAAAATGGACCAATAGTTGCAGTTATTATCTACATGTGTCTTACAACTTCGATCACCACTGCAACATTAACATTTATAATTCAAAATAGAAATATTGATGAACTCAAAAAAAGTGCAGCAAATTTTGCATTAATTGGTTATATAAGCGGTGTTTCATCTCCAATGTTGTATAAAATCAATTCTAAAGTGAAACACACTATGTATGCTTCTTGTGCTGGTGGATTTGTAGCAGCTCTAATCTCTTGTGCATCAGGTATAACTGGAACATGGGGAACTGGTTCTGTTTTAGGAATTTTATCAATACAATCTTCATCAACTATGAGCGGGATCAATACGTGAGCACCCAATGGATTATTTTGAGGATTTATAGTTTGTTTTGCAGCTGTTATAGTTTCTGGAGGGGTTACCTTTGGATTAAGTAAGATTAATTATTTTAAACAAAATACAAAAGAAGTTATTGAAAAAGAATGAGTATCTAATAAAACTATGGATATTAGTGCAAAAACTTCTAAATAA
- the rhaD gene encoding rhamnulose-1-phosphate aldolase codes for MLKESINESKILNQFREITGVIYQNWWAERNGGNISVLLDESFVDSFKINNEFSKTKDLPFECPSLDGKFFLVTGSGKYYRNISKFNETACNAGIIQIFDNGKKIGVVWGFEEGSWPTSELPSHLLSHVERLKVNPNHTTVIHSHPTDIIALTFVEELDEKKFTFNMWKMISEASVVFPEGIGILEWMLPGSNEIGEQTAEKMKKYRSVIWAHHGIFCSGESLDEALGLLECIEKSAKIYLKILQTNKKILNEISVENMKDMSNFFGYELNEDILK; via the coding sequence ATGTTAAAAGAATCTATTAATGAATCTAAAATTTTAAATCAATTTCGTGAAATTACAGGAGTAATTTACCAAAATTGATGAGCTGAAAGAAATGGGGGAAATATCTCTGTTCTTTTAGATGAAAGTTTTGTAGATAGTTTTAAAATAAATAATGAATTTTCAAAAACTAAAGATTTACCTTTTGAATGTCCTAGTTTAGATGGTAAGTTTTTCTTGGTAACTGGATCTGGTAAATATTATAGAAATATATCTAAGTTTAATGAAACTGCTTGTAATGCAGGAATAATACAAATTTTTGATAATGGTAAAAAAATTGGAGTAGTTTGAGGATTTGAAGAAGGTTCATGACCTACAAGTGAGTTACCAAGTCATTTACTATCTCATGTTGAAAGACTTAAAGTAAATCCAAATCATACAACTGTTATTCATTCTCATCCTACTGACATAATAGCTTTAACTTTTGTAGAAGAATTAGATGAAAAGAAATTTACTTTTAATATGTGAAAAATGATTTCTGAAGCAAGTGTAGTTTTTCCAGAAGGAATAGGTATTTTAGAATGAATGTTACCGGGAAGTAATGAAATTGGTGAACAAACTGCAGAAAAAATGAAAAAATATAGATCTGTTATTTGAGCACATCATGGAATATTTTGTTCTGGAGAAAGCTTGGATGAAGCTTTAGGTCTGCTCGAATGTATTGAAAAATCAGCTAAAATTTATTTAAAAATATTGCAAACTAATAAAAAGATACTTAATGAAATTAGTGTTGAAAATATGAAAGATATGTCTAATTTCTTTGGTTATGAATTGAATGAAGACATATTAAAATAA
- a CDS encoding L-rhamnose isomerase yields the protein MKEIIERYEYAKKVYAKLGIDTDKAIERIKKIPVSINCWQGDDVKGFIKNDQPISGGILVTGNYPGAARNAGELKQDLSKVLSLIPGNHKLNLHAIYVDTDEEIELNQIEPKHYKGWVEWAKKEGIGLDFNPTLFSHPMYKNGFTLSSSDENVRKFWIEHCKKSIEIAEFFAKELNQKCINNIWIPDGYKDFTVDKYGPRKRLKESLDEIFSKDYDKSLVLNTMESKLFGIGIEAYTVGSNEFYLSYAVSRNTGLCMDMGHFHPTEQCSNKVSTVLNFIDELLLHVTRPMRWDSDHVVSLDDETQEMMSEILRNNFDDRVHVALDFFDATINRVAAWVIGTRNVIKALLKASLEPTEILKKAELENDLTTRLALLEEQKNYPWVDVWNYYCYKENVPFDESWLDEVKKYEKEVLSERV from the coding sequence ATGAAAGAAATTATTGAAAGATATGAATATGCTAAAAAGGTTTATGCAAAACTTGGTATTGATACAGATAAAGCTATTGAAAGAATAAAAAAAATACCTGTTTCTATTAATTGTTGACAGGGAGATGATGTTAAAGGGTTTATAAAAAATGATCAACCTATTTCTGGGGGAATTTTAGTTACAGGTAACTATCCAGGAGCTGCTAGAAATGCAGGTGAACTAAAACAAGACTTATCAAAAGTTTTATCACTGATTCCAGGGAATCATAAATTAAATTTACATGCAATTTATGTAGATACTGATGAAGAAATAGAATTAAATCAAATCGAACCAAAACATTATAAAGGTTGAGTAGAGTGAGCCAAAAAAGAAGGAATTGGATTAGACTTTAACCCAACCTTATTCTCACATCCAATGTATAAAAATGGATTTACATTATCAAGTAGTGATGAAAATGTAAGAAAATTTTGAATAGAACACTGTAAAAAATCAATTGAAATTGCAGAGTTTTTTGCAAAAGAACTAAATCAAAAATGTATAAATAATATTTGAATACCAGATGGTTATAAAGATTTTACAGTTGATAAATACGGACCAAGAAAAAGATTGAAAGAATCTTTGGATGAAATTTTTTCAAAGGATTATGATAAAAGTTTGGTGTTAAATACAATGGAATCAAAATTATTTGGGATTGGAATAGAAGCTTACACTGTTGGTTCTAATGAATTCTATTTATCATATGCAGTATCTAGAAATACTGGATTATGTATGGATATGGGTCATTTCCACCCAACTGAACAATGTTCTAATAAAGTTTCTACAGTTTTAAACTTTATTGATGAATTATTATTACATGTCACTAGACCTATGCGTTGAGATTCAGACCACGTAGTTTCTTTGGATGACGAAACTCAAGAAATGATGAGTGAAATTTTAAGAAATAATTTTGATGATAGAGTTCATGTAGCTTTAGATTTCTTTGATGCAACCATAAATAGAGTTGCAGCTTGAGTCATTGGTACAAGAAATGTTATAAAAGCGTTGTTGAAAGCATCGCTAGAACCTACAGAAATTCTAAAAAAAGCAGAACTAGAAAATGATCTTACAACAAGGTTAGCTTTATTAGAAGAACAAAAGAATTATCCATGAGTTGATGTTTGAAATTACTATTGTTATAAAGAAAATGTTCCTTTTGATGAAAGTTGATTGGATGAAGTTAAAAAATATGAAAAAGAAGTATTGTCAGAAAGGGTGTAA